One part of the Anaeromyxobacter sp. Fw109-5 genome encodes these proteins:
- a CDS encoding DEAD/DEAH box helicase, whose amino-acid sequence MYQRRGHAVEPWQNISGRATGALLRQTPSISRSPPDREIRTMPAASPAPRVPALIERLAPDVVYDAFLEEALADGRAAVEQGRVSRPDVRPARADAVVVGADRRVHRARLAWMDDGLFSSCTCGTKRCSHAAALGLLLLGEARPAEGEDDEPAASPREAERQRRVSRGASELFEIRRRPGGRQGLFGEYEVASPSSRAYRVTLRALDAAHNGCDCPDFATNLLGTCKHVEAVLHHLRTDAPRRVKRALADGRATSYLHLVFEPDESIGMSQAAAAAPVERRLAARFFGADDRLRGSLAEVWPDLERAAMEAGVEIPPEVARTGRRAIEAERLERRRHALDAEVRAAGAEPPGLRMKLYPYQVEGVAFLASRGRALLADEMGLGKTAQAIAAMAQLVRRGDVRRTLIVCPTSLKHQWVRELRQFTTLEPVDIGVVAGAREARRAIYAEARPVLVTSYELARADERELSDLAPDLLILDEAQRIKNWRTRTASVVKGLRSRFAFVLTGTPLENRLDDLYSLMQVVDPRIFGPLWRFNEEFTTLDGSGRPAGYRNLDRLRARIAPVVLRRRKEEVLSDLPDRLVSRLTVAMTREQQEIHADAEESAGRLLAILRRRPLSPVEEQRLMRAFQRMRMACDAAGLVDKKTRGAPKLDELERLLEEICLGDRRKVVVFSEWERMQAMAAELCERLGVGHVRLHGGVPSAARGALIDRFRDDPECRVFLSTDAGGVGLNLQAASHVVNLDLPWNPAVLAQRIARVHRLGQREAVNVVLLVSEGSFEERLEATLDGKRALFAAAVGDDHETVELERSSMARRIATLLWGEFAATTGRGAAVAPSADPVAALRERVGGALEQVVRLADGRLVGVVRGEAPSGGSDGAILLPARAAEALHPLGSASPLAGAEVLYRAPPGPGAADPGLAARRDLVSVAERKRVGGAALLAAGQPAEALGLFRDAMSLASRALDPRGDPGSDPASLLAAIHGHLVPNGLLADAEVSALARAGEAARAFAAVTITPPDSLVAAIAADAGALVARARVATRRGEAPA is encoded by the coding sequence ATGTACCAGCGACGCGGGCATGCGGTCGAGCCTTGGCAGAATATCTCCGGTCGCGCCACCGGCGCACTGCTGCGTCAGACCCCCTCGATATCAAGGTCTCCCCCAGATCGGGAGATCCGCACCATGCCCGCCGCCTCCCCTGCGCCGCGCGTCCCCGCGCTCATCGAACGCCTTGCCCCGGACGTCGTCTACGACGCGTTCCTGGAGGAGGCGCTCGCCGACGGCCGCGCCGCCGTCGAGCAAGGGCGCGTGTCGCGACCCGACGTGCGGCCCGCGCGGGCGGACGCCGTGGTCGTCGGCGCCGACCGGCGGGTCCACCGCGCCCGACTCGCCTGGATGGACGACGGCCTCTTCTCGTCGTGCACCTGCGGCACGAAGCGATGCTCGCACGCGGCGGCGCTCGGACTCCTCTTGCTCGGCGAGGCGCGGCCGGCGGAGGGGGAGGACGACGAGCCGGCGGCCTCGCCCCGTGAAGCGGAGAGGCAGCGCCGCGTTTCGCGCGGCGCCTCCGAATTGTTCGAGATCCGGAGGAGGCCGGGCGGGCGGCAGGGTCTCTTCGGCGAGTACGAGGTCGCCTCCCCGTCGTCCCGAGCCTACCGCGTCACGCTCCGGGCGCTCGACGCCGCGCACAACGGCTGCGACTGCCCCGACTTCGCAACGAACCTCCTCGGCACCTGCAAGCACGTCGAGGCGGTGCTGCACCACCTCCGCACCGACGCCCCACGGCGCGTGAAGCGTGCGCTCGCCGACGGACGGGCCACGAGCTATCTCCACCTCGTCTTCGAGCCCGACGAGTCGATCGGGATGAGCCAGGCGGCGGCTGCGGCCCCCGTGGAGCGGCGCCTTGCGGCGCGGTTCTTCGGCGCGGACGACAGGCTGCGCGGCTCGCTCGCCGAGGTCTGGCCCGACCTCGAGCGCGCCGCGATGGAGGCCGGCGTCGAGATCCCTCCAGAGGTCGCGCGGACGGGCCGGCGGGCGATCGAGGCCGAGCGCCTGGAGCGGCGCCGGCACGCGCTCGACGCCGAGGTGCGCGCCGCGGGAGCGGAGCCGCCCGGGCTGCGCATGAAGCTCTACCCCTACCAGGTCGAGGGCGTGGCCTTCCTCGCCTCGCGAGGGCGGGCGCTCCTCGCCGACGAGATGGGGCTCGGCAAGACCGCGCAGGCCATCGCGGCCATGGCGCAGCTCGTCCGCCGAGGTGATGTGCGGAGAACGCTGATCGTCTGCCCGACCTCGCTGAAGCATCAGTGGGTCCGGGAGCTCCGGCAGTTCACGACCCTCGAGCCCGTCGACATCGGTGTGGTGGCCGGGGCACGCGAGGCGCGGCGGGCGATTTACGCGGAGGCGCGCCCGGTCCTCGTCACGAGCTACGAGCTGGCGCGCGCCGACGAACGGGAGCTCTCCGACCTCGCCCCGGACCTGCTCATCCTCGACGAAGCGCAGCGCATCAAGAACTGGCGGACGCGGACCGCCTCGGTGGTGAAGGGGCTCCGCAGCCGCTTCGCCTTCGTCCTCACCGGAACGCCGCTCGAGAACCGGCTCGACGACCTCTACAGCCTCATGCAGGTTGTGGACCCGCGCATCTTCGGGCCGCTGTGGCGGTTCAACGAGGAGTTCACCACGCTCGACGGGAGCGGTAGGCCGGCGGGGTACCGCAACCTCGACCGGCTCCGGGCCCGGATCGCACCGGTCGTCCTGCGTCGCCGCAAGGAGGAGGTGCTCTCCGATCTCCCGGACCGGCTGGTCTCGCGGCTCACCGTCGCGATGACGCGCGAGCAACAGGAGATCCATGCGGACGCGGAGGAGAGTGCGGGGCGGCTGCTCGCGATCCTGAGGCGGCGTCCTCTCAGCCCGGTCGAGGAGCAGCGGCTCATGCGCGCCTTCCAGCGGATGCGCATGGCCTGCGACGCGGCCGGGCTCGTGGACAAGAAGACGCGCGGCGCGCCCAAGCTCGACGAGCTCGAGCGGCTCCTCGAGGAGATCTGCCTCGGCGACCGCCGCAAGGTCGTCGTCTTCTCCGAGTGGGAGCGGATGCAGGCCATGGCGGCCGAGCTGTGCGAGCGGCTCGGGGTCGGGCACGTGCGCCTCCATGGAGGCGTACCCTCGGCCGCGCGCGGCGCGCTCATCGATCGGTTCCGCGACGACCCGGAGTGTCGGGTGTTCCTCTCGACCGACGCGGGCGGGGTTGGGCTGAACCTCCAGGCCGCGAGCCATGTCGTGAACCTCGACCTGCCATGGAACCCCGCGGTGCTCGCTCAGCGGATCGCGCGCGTCCATCGGCTTGGACAGCGCGAGGCGGTGAACGTCGTCCTGCTCGTCTCGGAGGGGAGCTTCGAGGAGCGCCTTGAGGCCACCCTCGACGGGAAGCGGGCCCTGTTCGCCGCGGCCGTGGGCGACGACCATGAGACGGTCGAGCTGGAGCGCTCGTCGATGGCGCGCCGGATCGCCACGCTGCTCTGGGGCGAGTTCGCAGCCACGACCGGGAGGGGCGCTGCCGTGGCGCCCTCGGCCGATCCGGTCGCGGCGCTGCGCGAGCGCGTGGGGGGCGCGCTCGAGCAGGTGGTCCGTCTCGCCGATGGCCGCCTCGTGGGGGTCGTACGAGGCGAGGCTCCCTCAGGGGGATCGGACGGCGCGATCCTGCTGCCTGCTCGCGCTGCGGAGGCGCTTCATCCGCTTGGGAGCGCCTCGCCGCTGGCCGGCGCGGAGGTGCTCTACCGCGCCCCGCCAGGCCCCGGGGCCGCCGATCCGGGACTGGCCGCGCGCCGTGACCTCGTCTCGGTGGCCGAGCGAAAGCGGGTCGGCGGTGCCGCGCTCCTCGCCGCCGGACAGCCGGCTGAGGCGCTGGGGCTCTTCCGCGACGCGATGAGCCTCGCCAGCCGCGCGCTCGATCCCCGCGGCGATCCCGGTTCCGACCCCGCTTCGTTGCTGGCCGCCATTCACGGCCACCTCGTGCCGAACGGGCTGCTCGCCGACGCGGAGGTGAGCGCGCTCGCTCGAGCCGGAGAGGCAGCACGCGCCTTCGCCGCGGTGACCATCACCCCGCCCGACTCGCTCGTTGCGGCGATCGCGGCCGATGCGGGCGCTCTCGTCGCGCGAGCCAGGGTCGCAACTCGTCGAGGTGAAGCGCCCGCCTGA